The following are encoded together in the Hoplias malabaricus isolate fHopMal1 chromosome 3, fHopMal1.hap1, whole genome shotgun sequence genome:
- the rsl1d1 gene encoding ribosomal L1 domain-containing protein 1 — MEPKTEFNLDIYQVKKSVQALQAFLDNTSCQNHLLDKSQQICLLITLWKVPKKDQTIRVPLPHGLRTESAEVCLFTRDEPNMTADQTERFYKKLLGQSGVRNIPEVIPFNVLKTEYKPFEAKRRLLGNFDVFLADARIRRRLPSHIGKHFYERKKAPLSVDLESKRLARDMERLIQGTTLNVTKKGPCCMVRVAHTGMTTDEIIENIVTAINTTSSKLHMKEKSIKVIHLKSHTSVALPIYTSDMSHLTLLEEEMKKARLAKGALIMKNEKNTETLSKKKNTEKVLKKTLAIEAGAVEKVEEQDETLQFMPAEFPSKKRKLKTLNTAGATKSPKLVASTRNLKHGQKRGQKNLGKNAQKGSVQTKLPSV; from the exons ATGGAGCCTAAAACAGAGTTCAATCTCGACATTTATCAG GTGAAAAAGTCTGTTCAGGCATTGCAGGCCTTTTTGGACAACACCTCATGCCAGAATCATCTTCTGGACAAAAGTCAGCAAATCTGTCTGCTCATCACTTTATGGAAGGTCCCCAAAAAAGATCAAACAATACGTGT CCCGTTGCCTCATGGGCTACGTACAGAGTCTGCTGAGGTGTGCCTCTTCACCCGTGATGAACCTAACATGACTGCAGACCAAACGGAAAGGTTTTACAAAAAATTACTTGGACAGAGTGGAGTCAGAAACATCCCTGAG GTGATTCCCTTCAATGTTCTGAAGACTGAATATAAGCCATTTGAAGCCAAGAGAAGGCTTCTAGGCAACTTTGATGTCTTTCTCGCAGATGCACGCATTCGCCGACGTTTACCATCCCACATAGGGAAGCATTTTTATGAGCGGAAGAA GGCTCCGCTTTCTGTGGACCTAGAAAGCAAACGCCTAGCCAGAGATATGGAGCGTCTTATTCAGGGCACTACCCTCAATGTAACAAAGAAAGGCCCCTGTTG TATGGTGCGTGTGGCCCACACGGGAATGACAACAGACGAAATCATTGAAAACATAGTCACAGCAATTAACACCACTTCATCTAAGTTGCATATG aaagaaaaaagcatCAAAGTCATCCATTTGAAAAGTCATACTTCTGTGGCTCTTCCCATCTATACATCTGACATGAGTCATCTAACCTTATTGGAAGAGGAGATGAAGAAAGCAAGATTAGCAAAG GGTGCCCTgataatgaaaaatgaaaagaacaCAGAAACTCTTTCGAAGAAAAAGAATACAGAAAAAGTTCTGAAGAAAACACTGGCCATAGAAGCTGGAGCTGTGGAAAAAGTGGAGGAGCAGGATGAAACTCTGCAATTTATGCCTGCTGAGTTCCCAAGCAAAAAGAGAAAGCTGAAG acTTTGAACACTGCAGGAGCAACAAAATCACCAAAGCTTGTTGCAAGCACCAGAAACTTGAAACATGGACAGAAACGAGGACAGAAAAATCTGGGCAAAAATGCACAAAAGGGCAGCGTGCAGACTAAGCTGCCTTCTgtttaa